The following coding sequences are from one Nicotiana tomentosiformis chromosome 3, ASM39032v3, whole genome shotgun sequence window:
- the LOC104113488 gene encoding proline iminopeptidase isoform X1 codes for MRLAAAPATAIGAPSLFPPNTTTRSTTLAYLPVSSTSPPPTTYIFSLSITPISGRKKLLLRAQNLDCESEEQLIVDQMDLKKEFPALNTNLYPSIEPYSTGFLKVSDLHTIYWEQSGNPNGHPVVFLHGGPGGGTSPNNRRFFDPGFYRIILLDQRGAGKSKPHACLEENTTWDLVGDIERLREHLEIPEWQVFGGSWGSTLALAYSISHPDKVTGIILRGIFLLRKKEIDWFYEGGAAAIFPDAWEPFRDLIPENERKCFVEAYHKRLNSDDLETQYAAARAWTKWEMMTAHLLPNEENIKRGDADDFSLAFARIENHYFINKGFFSSDSFLLDNVEKIKHIKTTIVQGRYDVCCPMMSAWDLHKAWLEAEFIVVPDAGHSANEPGIAAELVAANEKLKNGFKGVC; via the exons ATGAGGCTAGCAGCAGCACCAGCAACAGCAATTGGGGCTCCCTCGTTATTTCCTCCTAACACTACTACTAGGAGTACTACTTTGGCATATTTGCCGGTCTCTTCTACTTCACCACCCCCAACTACTTACATCTTCTCGCTTTCCATCACCCCCATCTCAG GGAGGAAGAAGTTATTGTTACGAGCTCAGAATCTTGATTGTGAAAGTGAGGAACAATTAATAGTGGATCAAATGGATTTGAAGAAAGAATTTCCTGCATTGAACACGAATCTATACCCTTCTATAGAGCCATATAGTACTGGGTTTTTGAAAGTTTCGGACCTTCATACTATATACTGGGAGCAGTCAGGAAATCCTAATGGCCAT CCAGTAGTTTTTCTTCATGGAGGCCCTGGAGGTGGGACTTCACCAAATAACAGGAGGTTCTTTGATCCTGGCTTCTACCGAATCATTCTGTTAGATCAG AGAGGTGCAGGTAAAAGCAAGCCTCATGCTTGCTTGGAGGAGAATACAACATGGGATCTTGTTGGGGATATTGAAAGATTAAGAGAGCacttagagattccagaatggcaG GTATTTGGTGGTTCATGGGGAAGCACTCTCGCTCTTGCATACAGCATATCACATCCTGACAAG GTTACTGGTATCATTCTCAGAGGAATATTTTTGTTGCGGAAGAAAGAAATTGATTGGTTTTATGAGGGTGGAGCTGCTGCAATATTCCCTGATG CTTGGGAGCCATTCAGAGATCTGATTCCAGAGAATGAAAGGAAGTGTTTTGTTGAGGCCTACCACAAGAGATTAAATTCCGATGACCTAGAAACACAG TATGCAGCAGCTAGGGCATGGACTAAATGGGAAATGATGACTGCTCATCTTCTCCCAAATGAAGAGAACATAAAGAGAGGAGATGCTGATGATTTCTCCTTG GCATTTGCAAGGATTGAGAACCACTACTTTATCAATAAGGGCTTCTTTTCTTCGGATTCTTTCCTTCTAGATAATGTTGAAAAGATAAAGCATATCAAGACAACAATTGTTCAG GGAAGATATGACGTTTGCTGTCCAATGATGTCAGCATGGGATCTTCATAAAGCTTGGCTGGAGGCAGAGTTCATA GTCGTCCCGGATGCAGGTCACTCTGCAAATGAACCAGGAATTGCAGCAGAACTTGTTGCAGCTAATGAAAAACTGAAAAACGGATTTAAAGGAGTTTGTTGA
- the LOC104113488 gene encoding proline iminopeptidase isoform X3, which translates to MDLKKEFPALNTNLYPSIEPYSTGFLKVSDLHTIYWEQSGNPNGHCIQSFRKLVPYLQPVVFLHGGPGGGTSPNNRRFFDPGFYRIILLDQRGAGKSKPHACLEENTTWDLVGDIERLREHLEIPEWQVFGGSWGSTLALAYSISHPDKVTGIILRGIFLLRKKEIDWFYEGGAAAIFPDAWEPFRDLIPENERKCFVEAYHKRLNSDDLETQYAAARAWTKWEMMTAHLLPNEENIKRGDADDFSLAFARIENHYFINKGFFSSDSFLLDNVEKIKHIKTTIVQGRYDVCCPMMSAWDLHKAWLEAEFIVVPDAGHSANEPGIAAELVAANEKLKNGFKGVC; encoded by the exons ATGGATTTGAAGAAAGAATTTCCTGCATTGAACACGAATCTATACCCTTCTATAGAGCCATATAGTACTGGGTTTTTGAAAGTTTCGGACCTTCATACTATATACTGGGAGCAGTCAGGAAATCCTAATGGCCAT TGTATACAGTCATTTCGAAAATTAGTTCCATATTTGCAGCCAGTAGTTTTTCTTCATGGAGGCCCTGGAGGTGGGACTTCACCAAATAACAGGAGGTTCTTTGATCCTGGCTTCTACCGAATCATTCTGTTAGATCAG AGAGGTGCAGGTAAAAGCAAGCCTCATGCTTGCTTGGAGGAGAATACAACATGGGATCTTGTTGGGGATATTGAAAGATTAAGAGAGCacttagagattccagaatggcaG GTATTTGGTGGTTCATGGGGAAGCACTCTCGCTCTTGCATACAGCATATCACATCCTGACAAG GTTACTGGTATCATTCTCAGAGGAATATTTTTGTTGCGGAAGAAAGAAATTGATTGGTTTTATGAGGGTGGAGCTGCTGCAATATTCCCTGATG CTTGGGAGCCATTCAGAGATCTGATTCCAGAGAATGAAAGGAAGTGTTTTGTTGAGGCCTACCACAAGAGATTAAATTCCGATGACCTAGAAACACAG TATGCAGCAGCTAGGGCATGGACTAAATGGGAAATGATGACTGCTCATCTTCTCCCAAATGAAGAGAACATAAAGAGAGGAGATGCTGATGATTTCTCCTTG GCATTTGCAAGGATTGAGAACCACTACTTTATCAATAAGGGCTTCTTTTCTTCGGATTCTTTCCTTCTAGATAATGTTGAAAAGATAAAGCATATCAAGACAACAATTGTTCAG GGAAGATATGACGTTTGCTGTCCAATGATGTCAGCATGGGATCTTCATAAAGCTTGGCTGGAGGCAGAGTTCATA GTCGTCCCGGATGCAGGTCACTCTGCAAATGAACCAGGAATTGCAGCAGAACTTGTTGCAGCTAATGAAAAACTGAAAAACGGATTTAAAGGAGTTTGTTGA
- the LOC104113488 gene encoding proline iminopeptidase isoform X2, which produces MLKLGRKKLLLRAQNLDCESEEQLIVDQMDLKKEFPALNTNLYPSIEPYSTGFLKVSDLHTIYWEQSGNPNGHCIQSFRKLVPYLQPVVFLHGGPGGGTSPNNRRFFDPGFYRIILLDQRGAGKSKPHACLEENTTWDLVGDIERLREHLEIPEWQVFGGSWGSTLALAYSISHPDKVTGIILRGIFLLRKKEIDWFYEGGAAAIFPDAWEPFRDLIPENERKCFVEAYHKRLNSDDLETQYAAARAWTKWEMMTAHLLPNEENIKRGDADDFSLAFARIENHYFINKGFFSSDSFLLDNVEKIKHIKTTIVQGRYDVCCPMMSAWDLHKAWLEAEFIVVPDAGHSANEPGIAAELVAANEKLKNGFKGVC; this is translated from the exons ATGTTAAAGTTGG GGAGGAAGAAGTTATTGTTACGAGCTCAGAATCTTGATTGTGAAAGTGAGGAACAATTAATAGTGGATCAAATGGATTTGAAGAAAGAATTTCCTGCATTGAACACGAATCTATACCCTTCTATAGAGCCATATAGTACTGGGTTTTTGAAAGTTTCGGACCTTCATACTATATACTGGGAGCAGTCAGGAAATCCTAATGGCCAT TGTATACAGTCATTTCGAAAATTAGTTCCATATTTGCAGCCAGTAGTTTTTCTTCATGGAGGCCCTGGAGGTGGGACTTCACCAAATAACAGGAGGTTCTTTGATCCTGGCTTCTACCGAATCATTCTGTTAGATCAG AGAGGTGCAGGTAAAAGCAAGCCTCATGCTTGCTTGGAGGAGAATACAACATGGGATCTTGTTGGGGATATTGAAAGATTAAGAGAGCacttagagattccagaatggcaG GTATTTGGTGGTTCATGGGGAAGCACTCTCGCTCTTGCATACAGCATATCACATCCTGACAAG GTTACTGGTATCATTCTCAGAGGAATATTTTTGTTGCGGAAGAAAGAAATTGATTGGTTTTATGAGGGTGGAGCTGCTGCAATATTCCCTGATG CTTGGGAGCCATTCAGAGATCTGATTCCAGAGAATGAAAGGAAGTGTTTTGTTGAGGCCTACCACAAGAGATTAAATTCCGATGACCTAGAAACACAG TATGCAGCAGCTAGGGCATGGACTAAATGGGAAATGATGACTGCTCATCTTCTCCCAAATGAAGAGAACATAAAGAGAGGAGATGCTGATGATTTCTCCTTG GCATTTGCAAGGATTGAGAACCACTACTTTATCAATAAGGGCTTCTTTTCTTCGGATTCTTTCCTTCTAGATAATGTTGAAAAGATAAAGCATATCAAGACAACAATTGTTCAG GGAAGATATGACGTTTGCTGTCCAATGATGTCAGCATGGGATCTTCATAAAGCTTGGCTGGAGGCAGAGTTCATA GTCGTCCCGGATGCAGGTCACTCTGCAAATGAACCAGGAATTGCAGCAGAACTTGTTGCAGCTAATGAAAAACTGAAAAACGGATTTAAAGGAGTTTGTTGA